GTTCCTGACCAAGTCCAGGAGGGTCTCGGCCACCAGGGACAGGAGCTGAGGACGAGAGCGCCCGGCGAGTGCTGACCACTGCCTCCTCTGGCCGGCCCCGCCCATCCCTGCCCCCCCACCCTGACTTCAGCAAAGCGGAACCCCAACATTCAGCCTGTGTGTGTGCGAGAAACAAGACATGCAGAGGGCACGTGTAACGTGGCACACGTGTGTGAATAAAAGCACCCGAGAACACATGAAAGAGGCTGAAAACCAGAATGTGGGGGACTAATCGAGAAGGGACGgcccagggaagggagggagggagggagggagggaggaaagaaggaaggaaggcaggcaggaaggcaggcaggaaggcaggcaggaaggcaggcaggaaggcaggcaggaaggcaggaaggcaggaaggcaagaaggaaggaaggaaggaaggaaggaaggaaggaaggaaggaaggaaggaaggaaggaaggaaggaaggaaggaaggaaggaaggaaggaaggaaggaaggaaggaaggaaggaaggaaggaaggaaggaaggaaggaaggaaggaaggaaggaaggaaggaaggaaggaaggaaggaaggaaggaaggaaggaagggaaggaaggaaggaaggaaggaaggaaggaaggaaggaaggaaggaaggaaggaaggaaggaagggaggaagggaggaagggaggaaggaaggaaggcaggaaggcaggaaggaaggaaggaaggcaggaaggcaggaaggcaggaaggcaggaaggcaggaaggcaggcaggaaggcaggaaggcaggaaggcaggaaggcaggaaggcaggaaggcaggcaggaaggcaggaaggcaggaaggcaggaaggcaggaaggcaggaaggcaggaaggcaggaaggcaggaaggcaggaaggcaggaaggcaggaaggcaggaaggaaggaaggaaggaaggaaggaaggaaggaaggaaggaaggaaggaaggaaggaaggaaggaaggaaggaaggaaggaaggaaggaaggaaggaaagaaggcaggaaggcaggaaggcaggaaggcaggaaggaaggaaggaaggaaggaaggaaggaaggaaggaaggaaggaaggaaggaaggaaggagggaaggaaggagggaaggaaggagggaaggaaggaaggaaggaaggaaggaaggaaggaaggaaggaaggaaggaaggaaggaaggaaggaaggaaggaaggaaggaaggaaggaaggaaggaaggaaggaaggaaggaaggaaggaaggaaggaaggaaggaagaagggtggGAGACCATCTCAGAGAGGCTCTCGGGGCCCCCCTCACAGACAGCCTCCATGCGGGGTCCGGGGGGCCCCCAGACCCGCGTCTCAGGCCGCTTGGTGCCCACTGGCCCCGGCCCGGCCCGTGCTGACCTTCACGTTTGGGATGATCCGGAGGAAGCGGAACACGATGAACATGTTCACCAGCCTGGCCGCGTCCCACAGAGTCAGGAGGCCCAGCGTCTCGGGCTTCctaggagaagggagggggaggctCAGGGCTGATGCCAGGCTCGGGCCGAGGGGCACCAAGGGAGGCGCCTGCCAAGCTGCGCCCATTGGGAGGTACATTCGGGGCTCGAGGCCCCTCCTTGGAGCCTCTGGTTTGGCCCAACCCAAGGGTGGAACATCCGGCCTCTGGCGGGAGACTCCTGGGGACGGGACGGGGAACTCACTCCCCGGGGAGGCCGACCTGTTTCCCTTTTGGCCGTTCTGAGCCTCAGGAAGCCTTTTTTGGCCCTCAGGAAACAGCGCGGCTCTGCCACACCCCCCAAGTTCTGCCCGCCGAGGCCCCTGCAGCGTGGCGGGAGCCCTCGGACCCCCCCAATGTCTCGCTCTCCGTCTGGCCCCTTCCTTCGGCCAGCCGTCCTCCGGTGTGCGCGGGGGCTTCTGAGCAGCCGGGGGGCCTTCCCAGAAAGTGGGGCCTCGAACCCAGGACTCCACCAGCCGCTCCCCCCATCTCCATTAACTGCCCCTAGAGGCCGCCCCCTCCCGTTTCCTGGCCGCCAGGCACTAAGAACGGGAGCCCACCTGGGGGCATCCGGCAGAACCAGCCTAAATAACCCCAAAGGCCAGAGCGTGCCCGTCCGGGGGGCTGAGGGCGGCCCGTGCCGGATGTGCCGGTCGCCCACCCTCTTGGAGCTCTAAGACCAGCCACGAGCCTTGGCATCGGGCCTGCGCCACCAAGGAGTGCCCACCGAGCGGGGTCACCCAGGCAGCCTCCATGGCAGGACGATGAGCCACCGGCACCGCGTGGTCTGGAAGACCCTCCGCCGAGCCGGGGTGGGCACGGGGTGGCACAGGGCAGGCACAGGGTGGCACGGGGCGGGCACAGGGTGGCACGGGGAGGGCACAGGGTGGCACAGGGAGGCACAGGGAGGCACGGGGCGGGCACAGGGTGGCATGGGGTGGCACGGGGCGGGCACAGGGTGGCACGGGGAGGCACGGGGCGGGCATGGGGTGGCACGGGGCGGGCACAGGGTGGCATGGGGAGGCACGGCTCCCGAGTGGGCATCGGCAGGACCGGGCACCCCTGACGGAACCAAGCCCCGGGCGGTGCCACCCTGCGCGGGTCACCTACCAGCCCAGGCGAGGAAAGTGGTACACGGCCAGGACGGAGATCTGCAGGACCTGCAGCCGCCAGGGAGGAAGCGGGGCGTCAGCGCGGGAAGCTTCGACGGGCCCTCGAGGCCGCCGACTCCCGACGGCTCCCCCCTGAGAAGACGGGGGGCCCCGGCCGGGGGCACCCAGGAAGGTGAGCAGCGCGGGGGGAGCCCCGGAGAGGAGCCGCCCGCCGGCCCtccccgcccgcccgcccgccgcGGGGCACGTCACCAGCAGGACGGCGGTGAGGATCCCGTCGAAGACGTTGCTGGGGAAGGAGAGGTAGCCGCGCGGGCCCAGAGCCGCCACCTTCAGCAGCAGCTCCAGCACGTAGTACAGGATGAAGAAGCAGTTCAGGACCTCGAGGGGAGCAACGGCAGAGGCCGGCGTCGGACACCTGGCCGGGGGCCCCCCCGAGTGCCCGCCCAGAGCCCGGCTCGCCCCAAGAAGCTTCCTCGTGTCCCGGAGAGGCCctggcccagagacaggagtcctgggttcaagtctggcctgaAGCGTCCTGGCTGGGTGGCCCATCCCCCGCCGCCCGTCTGCCTCGGGACCGACACAGCGTGGACTCAGGCCGGCATCGCCGGGCGCCGCCAGCCCACAGCAGCATCTGGCAGCTTCGGCACCTTCCTCCGAGCGGGGAAACGGGCCGGAGGCCGGACCGAGAGGGGGGCAGGAAAGGGGATACCCGGCAGAGGGGCGCGCTCACCCCCAAGACGGAGTCGTCCCGCTCGCTGGGCAACTTGTCCGCGTCCCTCACCAGGAACACCTGCGAGCCGAGGCCAGAGAGCGCGTCAGCCGTGCCGCAGCGAACCCCAAAGTCAGCCCGCCAAGAAATCCAGGCAAGCGACGACGAGCCCGCGGAGGACGAGCCCACCAGAGACGAGCCCACCAAGGATGAGCCCACCAGGATGAGCCCACCAGAGATGAGCCCACCAGAGACGAGCCCTCCAGGATGAGCCCACCAGAGATGAGCCCACCAGGATGAGCCCTCCAGGATGAGCCCACCAGAGACGAGCCCTCCAGAGACGAGCCCTCCAGGATGAGCCCACCAGAGACGAGCCCACCAGGATGAGCCCACGGAGGACGAGCCCACCAGGATGAGCCCACCAGAGACGAGCCCACCAAGGATTAGCCCACCAGAGACGAGCCCACCAGAGACGAGCCCACGGAGGACGAGCCCACCAGGATGAGCCCACCAGAGACGAGCCCACCAGGGATGAGTCCACCAGAGACGAGCCCACCAAGGATTAGCCCACCAGAGACGAGCCCACCAGAGACGAGCCCACGGAGGACGAGCCCACCAGGATGAGCCCACCAGAGACGAGCCCACCAGGGATGAGTCCACCAGAGACGAGCCCACCAAGGATTAGCCCACCAGAGACGAGCCCACCAGAGACGAGCCCACGGAGGACGAGCCCACCAGGATGAGCCCACCAGGATGAGCCCACCAGAGACGAGCCCACCAGGGATGAGTCCACCAGAGACGAGCCCACCAAGGATGAGCCCACCAGAAATGAGCCCACCAGAGACGAGCCCACCAGAGACGAGCCCACCAAAGGGCAGGCAGGAAGAGAGCCAGAAGATGGCGTCGCGCACGGAGAAGCGATGCTCACACAAATGGAAATGATGTTTCCGAAGGCGACCAAGTTCCCCAAGTAGTCGAAGTAGCGATGGCCGAAGAGAGCCTGAGCGCGCTGCAGGAGGCGGGAGCGGTACTCGGGCCAGGGCGGGTGCTGGACAAGGACACAAGCGGGTCAGCGCCGCCCCCAGCCTTGGAGCCCCCTCGGTGCCCTCGACGTCCGGGCTGACCGCAGGCCCGGGACGTGGCCGCGCCGCGGCTCACCTCCTCGACCGTGTCTCTGTCCAGCTCCTCAAAGACGCTCTGAAACTGGTCGGCGGACAGGAGGCCGCCGGGCAGGGATCGGACGGCCTGCGGGGAGGAGGGCCGGTGAGGGCGGGGCGGGGCGAAGCCCCCCACCCCGGGCCCGAGGGGACGCCCACCTCCACGATGGCCTCCTTGCAGTAAAGGCTCATCTTCACTTTCCGGATCACCTGGAGGAACGTCTCGGGCTTCACCCCGACTCTGTGAGGAGGTGAAGAACGCAGGGAGACGTCTGGGTGGCCCATCTCCACCTTGGGGATCCCCCCAGGGacggggagctcactacctcctgaggcagcccGGCTCTACCGCAGCTGACAGGCCCAACAGCAAGTCCAAGCCTGTCTCCGGCGCTTGCTCCGGCTCAAAGGCAGCCAAACCCTCTTCAGGGGCTGCCGTCCCTGAAGGCCCCGCCCAAAGGCCGCCTCCCCCTGAAGCCCACCCTGATGTCTCCTCCGGTGGGACCCCACAGCACCACCAACTGCATCTCAGAGGCCCAGAGGCCCGGGGCCCGAGTGAGAATCCTGCGCCTGGGCCAGGCCTTTTCCTCTGGTCTCATTTTGAAAATTGTCTTTGGAGCCGGTGGGTCTCCTCTGGCTCATCTACGCTTCCTGGAGGAGGCGGCGCAGGAGGACCCGGCTCTGAGGCCGCCCATTTCACGGACTGGCCAACCACGGCAGGCCACCGGCTGCCTGTCCACAGCGCGTCCCTGACCAGAgccgccccctcccccagcccggCCACACTCACACCAGAGGACGGATTTCTGCCCCCTCCAGGGTGCGAAGGACCTCGAACGCCGCTCGGATGCCCAGGCGCCTCCGGAAGTACGAGGCCTGGATGGCCTCCTGCGGACGAGAAGGTGGGCGGCCGGCGAGCCCCGAGCCTGGCCTCGAACCCGGGCCTCGCCGTGCGCCCGCCCGGCCCGGACCCCCCCGACGGAGGCCCCCCACGGCAGCGTCCAGCCCGGACCCCCCCGCGGCCGGAGGGGCCTCCCGAGGGACACCCAGCACCGACCGCTCGGCCGCACTCACCAACAGGTAGCCCCGGAACTGGTTGTAGATGATGGCGGTCAGCAGGTTCATCAGAAACAGACTTCCTATCGGGGGGAGGGCCGGGCGCTCAGGCCAGGCACAGGGTGGGGCTCCGATGGGCAGAGGGCCCGCCCGCCCGGCCCTGGCACCTCGCTGGGCAGAgggcccgcccgcccgcccggcCCTGGCACCTCGCTGGGCAGAGGGCCCGCCCGCCCGGCCCTGGCACCTCGCTGGGCAGAgggcccgcccgcccgcccggcCCTGGCACCTCGCTGGGCAGAGGGCCCGCCCGCCCGGCCCTGGCACCTCGCTGGGCAGAGGGCCTGCCCGCCCGGCCCCCTCCTCTGTGACTCCAGGAGGACCCCaagatgggggggaggggcaggaccAAAGTCAACTTGTGGTTCCACCGGCCAGGAGGTCCCAGTGTGGACGCTCCCTCCGCCCCCTCCGCGGGACTCACCAATGACGGTGAAGGCGATGAAGAAGAGGGAGTAGGCCCGGTTCTTGGAATAGGCAGGAACCATGACTGTGGGGAGACCAGATGAGAGCGAAGCCTCGCACCCAGCTCCGGGGCCGCCTTGATGCTGGGGGCCTGGGAGGGGgctgggtggggaaggggagggggagcgAGTCCTTGGGGGCGCAGGGCGAGAAGGGGTGACCTGGTCGGAGCTGGGCACTGGGGGGCATCGTGGTGGGCTCGGGCAAGCTGGCTGTGCCAACAGCCTGACTAATGGACCTGGGAGGGGAGCAATGAGCTAGAAGGAGAGACACTGCTGGGGGGCTCTGGGGGGCTGCCAGGGGCTCTGGGGGGGCTGCCGGGGGCTCTGGGGGGCTGCTGggggctctgggactctgggggGCTGCCGGGGGCTCTGGGGGGCTGCAGGGGGGCTCTGGGGGGCTGCCGGGGGCTCTGGGGGGCTGCAGGGGGGCTCTGGGGGGCTGCCAGGGGCTCTGGGATGGGACTCTGGGGGGCTGCCGGGGGCTCTGGGGGGCTGCCGGGGGCTCTGGGGGGCTGCCAGGGGCTCTGGGATGGGACTCTGGGGGGCTGCCAGGGGACTCTGGAGGGCTGCTGGGGGCTCTGGGGGGCTGCCGGGGGGCTCTGGGGGGCTACCGGGGGCTCTGGGGGGCTGCCAGGGGCTCTGGGATGGGACTCTGGGGGGCTGCCGGGGGCTCACCGTCGGGGTTGTTGGCTGTGGTCAGCAGGACCAGGAGGGAAGTGAGGGACTCGGGCAGGTTCGGGAAGTAGAGCTGCCGCTCCTCGTCCTTCTGCTCGTCCTgggcacggggggggggggggggggggcttcaggGGCTGCACgtgccccccccaaccccccagatGTCACCAGACAGCCAGGACGGCCTCTGAGGCCGCTGCCAGGCCCGGAGCGATGCCCCGCAGTCGTGCCCCGCTGTGTGCCAGGCGCCTGCTAAGCTCTCGGGGAGCTATCGGGGGAGACGAGGCTGGCACCCTCACAGAGCGCGCCGGGCACTGCCGCGATGCCCACATTCACCCAATAAGGAGGTTGGCACGAAGGGAGGCTCCGGAAGGCGGGCAGGCCGGGCTCTCTCCACACCCCGGGGGGGTCACGGCCAGCCGCCCCCTCCTCTTGCCCAGCGgggccccctcccccaccacggCCCAGTGAGGGGACGCCGGAGGGAGGCTCCGTCTGTCTGTCCGCACCTTGTCCCGCATGAACAGCAGCATCCCCAGCATGGTGAAGAGGCACAGGTGCAGGGCCAGCAGCAGCGCCACGCTGTGGGGACAGCCGGGGCACCCTCGGTGAGGGTCCCCCCGAGAAGGGCCCCCCAACACCCCAGGCCCAGCGCCAGGCTGGGGGTCAGGgagccccgagttcaaatccagcctcagacgcttcctgGCTGGGCGGCCCTGGGCCAGGTGCACAGCGGGCACCACGTTGCTTTCTTCGTCATCTTCTCTCCACACAGCAGACCAGTCACCCCCCCAGCCCCCCCAACAGTGGGCAGGGCCCCGCCATCTTGGCCCCGCCATCTTGGCCCCGCCTCCCAGGACTCCCCAGCCCAGGAGACCCCCTTCTTGGGCCCCAAACCCCAAACGATGCATCGTCATCCCCAAAACGGAGCGTCCCTTGGGGGAAGGAACCGCtgctctccccattttacagatggggaaaccgaggcaggcagAGGCTCACAGACTCGGTGAGGATCATCCAGCCAggcagtgtctaaggctggactggaacccaagacctcccgccGCCCGGCctggcagcccccccccccacctggcCATCTCCGGCAGCGTCCGCTTGATGCACTTGAACGTCTTCTTCATCATGGACGAGttctggaggaggaagaagggccGCAGGAGCCGGCGGATGCGCAGCGTCTGTGGGGGGAGGCGGCTCAGGGGGCGCCGACCCCGCCCCGGcccgcccctcccccaccctgccGGCCCTCACCTCCCGGCAGGCCAGGCTCAGCGACACGGTCCAGTCGGCCAGAGACAGGGCCAGCGCCAGCAGGTAGGCCCACAGCCAGGGGGTCTTCCGGAACTCCCCCCAGCCGATGAGGTAGCTCTGCGGGCCAGACCGGAGAGTCACAGGTGAGGAGCCGGCGCCCCGCCCTGCCGCGCCCCGCCCCCGACCCGCCCACCCTGCCACGCCACGCCCCCGACCCGCCCACCCTGCCACGCCACGCCACGCCCACCCGTGGCCCGCCCCCGCCGCCCCCACCTTCACGGACACATCGGCCAGGAAGACGAGGAGGCAGAGCAGCTCCACGCTCTCGGTGAGGCCGCAGGGAGGCTGCCAGGGCGCCCGGCGGAAGCGCACGTCCGAGGTGACCGTCAGGGACGACGGGACCTCCACGAAGGCCAGAATCAGGATCAGGAAGATGGCGAAGCCCAAGAAcctgcggggggaggggggatgccCGCCTGTGCCCAGCGCCCCCACGGGGGCCGGACCCCAGGTGGCGCCGCCCAGGAAGGTGCCCGCAGGCTCCCCCCCACCTCCCGGGGCACCTCGGCGGGCAGGCGGGCACACTCACCCCTGGCACAGCCGGGAGTAGTACCAGCGGTACAGCGCCAGCGACGCGGCGTCCATGCGGTGGTTGATGGAGCGGTACTAGGGGCGAGCAGAGCGGGTGAGGGGCGCGGCGAGCCGGAGCCCCCCCAACACCCCCGCGGAGACCCCCCCCCCGCGGAGACCCCCCAGGAAGGAGGCGCCCCGCGTGCCCGGCCCCACCTGGATGGCGTCCTCGATGAGCACCACGGCCTGGTCGATGCAGAGGTCCTGCGGGGCGGCTGGGCACGAAGAGAGAAACCGAGTCACGGACGCCCCCTGGACGTCCCGGCAtgcgcccctccccccccccaaaggcctCACCACCCCAGGGATGCCCCCTACCGGGCACAGCTATAAGGACATTCCAAGCTGCAGGCCACGAGGAAACGGGCACTAAAGTGACTTCGGGGGGCCGTGGGGAGTGGCCTGGCCGGGCCTGGCTCCACCGGACATCCTGCTGGACGATGCCCGGCGAGGCCGGCGGCCCGGGCACCCCCCTGACCCAGTGAGCCCAAGAGGAGCCCAGCCAGAGCTGCCGCATCCCTCCCCCAATGGCtccttacagatggggaaacagaggcaggggCAAGgcagtgactggcccagggtctctCTGCAGGTGGTGAGGAGGAGCCCCGCAGCTCACCCGGCCCCGGGACCCAAAAGGAAGGACGTAGGCTGTCATCAGGGAGGGCTCCCCGGAGGTGGCAGGAGGGAGACTCATCACCCAGAGAGGCCAAGACGCCCACCCTACGCCCCACAGCAGCTGACCAAGAGCTGGTTGAGGAGGAAGTTCCTTCTGGGGAGGCTCCCGGCCTGGCAGTATCCCAGGAGAGCCTGGTAGACCCTTCCTGGCTGGGAGGCTGCAGGAGGCCGGAAGGATTCCTCCCAGGCCTGAAGTGTCCCATGTTTCTGACCACCAGCCCGGGCCAGCCTCGGACCCTGGGCAGCTCTGGGGCAGCACCCCTCCGGCCTCAGCCAGCCCTGACCGGGCCACAAGGACCTTCACTGCCGAGGCCTGGTGCCCCACAGCCTCCCTTCACCCCTAACGTGTCTCCTGGGCGCCCGGCGGGCATCGGGACGGCTCGGCCCCCTGGCAGGggcaggtgacttgtccagggtctcccaGAGAGGCCAGATCTGGGCAGTCCCCTGGGACACCAGCCCAAGCCTTTTACACAGGCCCATTTTACAGGGACAAAAGCTGAGGccgagagagaggaaggaggaggcggGAGCTGAAGGAAGATCTGAACCCAAGCCCGGCCACATCAGACAGGGTTTCTTGTCTCCCTCCAGGCTCAAGGACCGGCTGCCCTGGGACCAAAGGCAGTCTGGGGCCTCTTAGGGGAAAAAaggggttcagtggatggagaaccaggcccagagaccccggggtcctgggttccagtccagcctcagacaagtcacttcacccccataaCCGGCTCCTCCTGAACACACACAGTGCTGACTCTAAGACTGAGGGGGCGGCTGAAAGGGCGGGAGGAGGGAGctgagggggggggaggggccagGCAGAAGGAGGGAGACGCTGGGTCGGGACAAGGTCAAGTGTGATGGGGAGAAGGGCTGCACCACACCGGGAGGTGCCGGACTGCTGGGAAGCCTCCTCGGGCTGCGGGTGAGCTCAGTGTCTGGGGCGCGGGTGACAGGCGCGTCCTCTGGTCGCCCCGCTGGGCTCGGGCCAGCGCAGAGGTCACACCTGGGAGCGCCGCGGGGTGACCCGAGGCCTCGGACCCAGGTCAGGACGTCAGAGCCGCAGGGATGGGCGAGAGCCCAGTCCCACCCCCGCAGGGCCCCTCTAAAGGGGAGCCCACGAAGCGCCCAGTCCTTCCCCCCAACTTTGGGCCACCTTCGGCCAATTCTCGAGGCCTCCCCAGGGCCGAGTCCAGGGTCCGAGGGACCTGGGGGCGGAGCAGACTAGGAGTCCCGGCCCGGCCCCCTCCCCGCCCCTTCCCCTCGCAGCCTGGAGCCCTTCCGCCCGGCTCCGGCAGCCCCAGGTCAGTTTGCCCTCCGGATCGCGGCCCTCCCAACAGCCCCGGCCCCGCCTggcctcctcctcccccacctgGCCCCTCCTCCAGCTCACCTGGCCGGCCTGGAGCGCCGCCGTACGAGTGGGCAGAGCGGGGGGCGGGCTCGGGGCCGGGGCCTCCCAGCACCTCGCCCGGGGGACCCGAGGCCGAGGCGCGGGGGCTACGGCCCCCGGACAGCAAGGGCTGGCTCTCCTCCATAGGGCCGGGGCAGCTGCCGCGCGTGTGCTCGCCGCCGGGTCCCCGCCGCAGCGCCGTCCCCCGCAGCGTCTCCGCCGCCCTCCGGGGCCGGCCTAGGGCGGGGCAGCCCGTGACGTGACGGGGCTCCCCGCAGGGAGCCACCCAATGAGCGTGGGGGGAGTCCCGTGACCCACGGGGCGGGGCTGCCCGACCCCGCCCCCAGGCCGAAGGGGGCCCCTGTGAGCCCCCTTAGTCCCCCAGGGCGGCGGGAACCCGGCAAAGTCGGAGAGAAAGGCCCCGCCCCCGTAGCCGGAAACTCCCAACTAGTCAATTACCGCGGGCCTGGggggaaggcagaaggcaagggcaGAGGGGGGAGGGCCTCCCCTCGGAGCAtaagcctggggggggggggccagtCACGCTCTCACGCACCCCCAGCCTCTACTTCTCGCcgcctgccttagtttcttcaactgtaaaatggccCGACTTTGGCCCGCCCTTGGTGGCTGCTTTCGAGTGAGATCCTGTCTGTTAAAGGCTTTGGCCCAACTTAAAGCGGCCCAGGACTGCCCGGGAGACCCAGCTGGCTAAGAAACAATTTCTTGTGGTTCTTCGACCTTGGATTTCAAacaagaccagtgacatcaccgGGGATGGAGGGCTCACTACCTCCAGATccggatggggggagggggagagaaggaagaggggaagagaaagggaagaaggaaggggaaaagaagaagaaaggaataaagggaagatagaagagaaggaagagataaaaggaagaagaaaggaagaggggaagagaaaagggagaaggaagggaagaacgaagggaaaggaggaagaaaggaataaaagaaagacaagacaaggaagagaaaagaaagaagggaaaaggaggaagaaaggaacaaaaggaagacagaagagataaaaggaagaagaaaggaagagaggaagagaaaaggaagaaataagggggaaaggaaaacaagagatgaaaggaagaggggaagagaaaaggaaggggaaaagaataaaggaataaaaagaagacaagagagaaaaggaagaagggaagagaaaaggaagaaagaagggggaatgGAAGACAgatgaaaggaagaggggaagagaaaatgaaggggaaaagaagaaaggaataaaaagaagacagaagagataaaaggaagaagggaagagaaaaggaagaaagaagcagGAATGGAAGACAAGAgatgaaaggaagaggggaagagaaaaggaagaagaaagggaagaaagaaggggaaaggaggaagaaagaaataaaaagaagacaaaacaaggaagagaaaagaaggaaaggaggaagaaaggaataaaaggaaaatagaagagataaaaggaagaagaggggaagagaaaaggaagaaagaagggaaaggaggaagaaaggaataaaaggaagacaagacaaggaagagaaaagaaagaagggaaaaggaggaagaaaggtacaaaaggaagacagaagagataaaaggaagaagaaaggaagagaggaagagaaaaggaagaaataagggggaaaggaaaacaagagatgaaaggaagaggggaagagaaaaggaaagggaaaagaagaaaggaataaaaagaagacaagagataaaaggaagaagggaagagaaaaggaagaaagaagggggaatgGAAGACAAGAgatgaaaggaagaggggaagagaaaaggaagaagaaagggaagaaagaaggggaaaggaggaagaaaggaacaaaaagaagacaaggaagagaaaaggaaaggaggaagaaaggaataaaaggaaaatagaagagataaaaggaagaagaggggaagagaaaaggaagacagaagagatgaaaggaagaggggaagagaaaaggaaggggaaaagatgaaaggaataaaaagaccGAAGAgataacaggaagaagaaaggaataggggaagagaaaaggaagaaaggaataaaaggaagatagaagagatgaaaggaagaggggaagagaaaaggaaggaagagaagaaagaaggggaaaggaggaagaaaggaataaaaggaagataagccaagaaagagaaaaggaaagaaggggaaaagaaagaaaggaagacagaagagatgaaaggaagaggggaagagaaaagaaaaaaggaagggaagaaagaaggggaaaggaagaaaagacaagaaaaggaagaaggaaaggaagaaagaaggggaaagaaagaaaagacaaggaagggaagaaagaaggggaaaggaagaaaagacaagaaaaggaagaaggaagggaaagggagaggaagaaaagccaCTCattgccacacacacacactcttcaaATTGTAAGGAAGTTTGTTCCTTGTGTCCTTCCTTGGCTGTTGGAAACACCCGGGCTCACCACCTGGGCATCCCTAGCCAGTTCACCAACCAAGTTCTGTTGTAGACAACCAGATGGCAGACAGGTTGcatactggagtcaggaagccctgagtttgaatcctaggctagtcactttacttctgcctcagttttctcatctataaaatgggaatcataaatTGCACCTGCCTCTCAGGGTGGTTGTGGAGATGCGATGGGATGACCTatgtaagtgctttgcaaaccttaaagcaagttGCAAATGCCAGCTTTTAGCCCTTCTTTACAATGCCCTTTTGTTCTCTGGTTTGGAGGGAATCTGCCCAGAAGTTAAAGCTGGAGGAGCCCCAATTAGGATTTGGGAGGTTCAGAGCTGAAGGGGATCATCTGAGCCAAACCCTTCCATGTGGACCAGCCAGAGCCAGCTCCAAGGACTCCGCCCTACATCTGATTGGTGTCTG
This DNA window, taken from Monodelphis domestica isolate mMonDom1 chromosome 6, mMonDom1.pri, whole genome shotgun sequence, encodes the following:
- the TPCN2 gene encoding two pore channel protein 2, with the translated sequence MEESQPLLSGGRSPRASASGPPGEVLGGPGPEPAPRSAHSYGGAPGRPAAPQDLCIDQAVVLIEDAIQYRSINHRMDAASLALYRWYYSRLCQGFLGFAIFLILILAFVEVPSSLTVTSDVRFRRAPWQPPCGLTESVELLCLLVFLADVSVKSYLIGWGEFRKTPWLWAYLLALALSLADWTVSLSLACRETLRIRRLLRPFFLLQNSSMMKKTFKCIKRTLPEMASVALLLALHLCLFTMLGMLLFMRDKDEQKDEERQLYFPNLPESLTSLLVLLTTANNPDVMVPAYSKNRAYSLFFIAFTVIGSLFLMNLLTAIIYNQFRGYLLEAIQASYFRRRLGIRAAFEVLRTLEGAEIRPLVVGVKPETFLQVIRKVKMSLYCKEAIVEAVRSLPGGLLSADQFQSVFEELDRDTVEEHPPWPEYRSRLLQRAQALFGHRYFDYLGNLVAFGNIISICVFLVRDADKLPSERDDSVLGVLNCFFILYYVLELLLKVAALGPRGYLSFPSNVFDGILTAVLLVLQISVLAVYHFPRLGWKPETLGLLTLWDAARLVNMFIVFRFLRIIPNVKLLSLVAETLLDLVRNMRAFAGILVVVYYVFAIVGISLFQGAIQPPPRNDSQSVDPPCGTFEQLQYWPNNFDDFAAALVTLWDVMVVNNWQVFMDVYTRDSSLWSKLYFVAWWLVSSVVWMNLFVALILENFIHKWDRRGQPQPVLGACRATYQTTVELMFRDVLEEPTEEQLLEKLVRHPHLHLCR